Proteins encoded within one genomic window of Argiope bruennichi chromosome 7, qqArgBrue1.1, whole genome shotgun sequence:
- the LOC129975684 gene encoding CCR4-NOT transcription complex subunit 4-like produces the protein MVRLILEEKASNPKKQSKRQKKMAANKEKTCPLCLEPLDLEDINFYPCKCGYQVCRFCWHRIRETENCLCPQCRRQYPEHPVTFKPLTQEQMTQLKNEKKMKEIQKKKEIAENRKQLANIRIVQKNLVYVHGLPQEVETDEELSRKVQQIFREFGAVIKCVINTKTNYVGSQIPRASAYVTYQKMEDALRAYKKLPSFRIEGHEIKTSLGTTKYCSNFLKNVHCPKADCMYLHEMADEELCFTKEQIQTGQHINVGSILYDRMIAQSIQRANQHNQIKEPVIEEHNVEQSENANSEKVNSKEESSESDISEPSHSPQQSRFQHIFTNSESQNSIYGSGFENRFGVQMNSQASDESLRNSVSVREDLTPKSLLSEPSVNNSTIINTKNHQILPSDTRQHFSVEIQQGISSQSNHIHKSFSSSDIDVLNSKNSARFPTLPTPFSSNGTSSSLTEMVEDLKLDDDLGFDPCQLSLDALQKITAEEKNPHNHVPSRNIYTSTVKQPTPYNSFVMQTLKNLQQPQNFMPRVRNPPPPGFAANAFSSSQQPLASPGYEPRNVTSNRMSPVINLSNFNSIIRPNFPFQRYQSMSNNSVANGFTPQQIRTVPPAQTFHDFPSRSVPTSQHMPSQRLENMPILPQQHFTSQEQNLSPSFMNMNQQTQWMPTYENFQSPNLSKYRPASPQNFPVAQQFRPEEIQRLQYPRLNLSPFTDNSQYGFSANQNQIKGVNTFP, from the exons ATGGTACGATTG atTTTGGAAGAGAAAGCATCTAATCCTAAAAAGCAATCTAAAAGGCAAAAGAAAATGGCGGCCAATAAAGAAAAAACG tgcCCCTTGTGTTTAGAGCCTTTAGATTTAGAAGATATCAATTTCTATCCCTGTAAATGTGGATATCag gtaTGTCGTTTCTGCTGGCACAGAATTAGAGAAACGGAAAATTGCTTATGTCCCCAATGTCGGAGG CAATATCCTGAACATCCTGTTACATTTAAACCTCTAACACAAGAGCA AATgacacaattaaaaaatgaaaagaaaatgaaagaaattcagaaaaagaaagagattGCTGAAAATAGAAAGCAGTTAGCCAATATTAG GATTGTccaaaaaaatttagtatatgttcATGGACTGCCTCAAGAAGTGGAGACAGATGAAGAACTGTCTCGTAAAGTGCAACAAATTTTCAGAGAATTTGGTGCTGTAATAAAGTGCGTGATAAACACCAAAACAAATTACGTGGGTTCACAA ATACCACGTGCATCAGCATATGTAACATATCAAAAAATGGAAGATGCCTTAAGAGCATACAAGAAATTACCAAGTTTTAGAATAGAAGGGCATGAAATAAAAACATCGTTAGGAACAACAAAATACTGtagcaatttcttaaaaaatgtacattGTCCTAAAGCA GATTGTATGTATTTACATGAAATGGCTGATGAGGAGCTGTGTTTCACAAAGGAGCAAATTCAGACTGG TCAGCACATAAATGTTGGTAGCATATTGTATGATAGAATGATAGCTCAATCTATACAAAG AGCGAACCAACATAACCAAATTAAAGAGCCAGTAATAGAagaacataatgttgaacaatctGAGAATGCAAATTCTGAAAAAGTCAATTCAAAAGAAGAATCTAGTGAAAGTGACATAAGTGAACCAAGTCATTCGCCCCAACAATCCAggtttcaacatatttttacaaacag tgAAAGTCAAAATTCCATTTATGGATCTGGTTTCGAAAATCGCTTCGGTGTCCAGATGAATTCCCAGGCTTCTGATGAAAGTTTGAGAAATTCTGTCTCTGTAAGAGAGGATCTGACTCCAAAGAGCTTATTATCAGAGCCATCTGTAAATAACTCCACTATTATTAACACCAAGAACCACCAAATTTTACCATCGGACACTCGACAGCATTTTAGTGTAGAAATTCAACAAGGAATAAGTTCACAGtctaatcatattcataaatcattttcatcaagTGATATAGATGTTCTAAATTCGAAAAATTCTGCTAGATTTCCTACCCTTCCTACACCTTTTAGTAGTAATG GAACTAGCAGTTCTTTAACTGAAATGGTAGAAGATTTAAAATTAGACGATGATCTAG GTTTTGATCCTTGTCAGCTATCATTGGATGCATTGCAAAAAATCACGGCTGAGGAGAAAAATCCTCATAATCATGTACCTTCAAGAAATATCTATACCTCTACCGTGAAGCAGCCAACTCCATATAATAGTTTCGTGATGCAAACACTGAAAAACTTGCAACAACCACAAAATTTCATGCCAAGAGTTAGAAATCCTCCACCACCAGGTTTTGCTGCTAATGCTTTTTCATCCTCTCAGCAACCATTGGCCTCTCCTGGTTATGAGCCTA gaAATGTAACCTCTAATAGGATGTCACCTGTGATCAATCTGTCAAATTTCAATAGTATTATAAGACCAAATTTCCCCTTTCAAAGATATCAGTCTATGAGTAATAATTCTGTGGCAAATGGTTTCACACCTCAACAAATTAGAACAGTTCCC CCTGCTCAAACATTCCACGATTTTCCTTCAAGATCTGTACCTACTTCTCAACATATGCCAAGTCAGAGACTGGAGAATATGCCTATTCTGCCACAACAGCACTTTACTTCACAAGAACAAAATTTATCCC cATCATTCATGAATATGAATCAGCAGACCCAATGGATGCCAACTTACGAAAATTTCCAAAGTCCAAATTTATCCAAgt ATAGACCAGCAAGTCCTCAGAATTTTCCAGTTGCTCAGCAATTCAGACCAGAAGAGATTCAAAGGTTACAATACCCGAGACTCAATTTATCACCTTTCACAg ATAACTCTCAGTATGGGTTTTCAGCCAATCAGAACCAGATAAAAGGAGTCAACACGTTCCCTTGA